Proteins found in one Limnohabitans sp. TEGF004 genomic segment:
- the dapE gene encoding succinyl-diaminopimelate desuccinylase, translating to MSRTLQLTEQLISRPSVTPEDAGCLDIITARLAPIGFECERIDSGPDTFRVSNLWAVKRSARAGAKILVFAGHTDVVPTGPIDQWTSDPFTPTHRDGKLFGRGASDMKASLAAMVVACEEFAAAQADANINIAFLLTSDEEGPALDGTVKVCEVLKARGETLDWCIVGEPTSVERTGDMIKNGRRGTMSGKLTVKGVQGHIAYPQLAKNPIHLLAPALADLVAIEWDQGNDFFPPTSWQVSNIHAGTGASNVIPGECVVDFNFRFCTESTPEQLQQLLTAVLHKHSLEFDLKWTIGGLPFLTTPGDLVGAVQRAIHDETGIDTELSTTGGTSDGRFIAQVCPQVIELGPPNATIHKINEFVAVADLDPLKNIYRRVLEQLHGLASQANTSAQ from the coding sequence ATGTCTCGCACACTCCAGCTCACCGAGCAACTCATCTCGCGCCCTTCGGTCACACCCGAGGACGCGGGCTGTTTGGACATCATCACCGCAAGGCTTGCGCCCATCGGTTTTGAGTGTGAGCGCATCGACAGCGGGCCAGACACGTTTCGCGTTAGCAACCTCTGGGCTGTCAAACGCAGCGCACGCGCAGGCGCCAAAATACTGGTGTTCGCAGGCCACACCGATGTGGTGCCCACCGGCCCCATCGACCAATGGACCAGCGACCCCTTCACCCCCACCCACCGCGACGGCAAATTGTTTGGTCGTGGTGCCAGCGACATGAAAGCGTCATTGGCAGCGATGGTGGTGGCGTGTGAAGAGTTTGCTGCCGCTCAAGCCGATGCCAACATCAACATCGCCTTCTTGCTAACCAGCGACGAAGAAGGACCAGCACTTGATGGCACGGTCAAAGTCTGCGAAGTCTTGAAGGCCCGTGGCGAAACACTCGACTGGTGCATCGTGGGTGAGCCCACATCCGTGGAGCGCACCGGCGACATGATCAAAAACGGCCGCCGCGGCACGATGAGCGGCAAGCTCACCGTCAAAGGCGTGCAAGGCCACATTGCTTACCCACAACTCGCCAAAAATCCCATCCATTTGTTGGCCCCTGCGTTGGCCGATTTGGTAGCGATTGAATGGGACCAAGGGAACGACTTCTTCCCACCCACCAGCTGGCAAGTGAGCAACATCCACGCAGGCACAGGTGCGAGCAACGTGATTCCTGGCGAATGTGTGGTGGACTTTAATTTCCGCTTCTGCACCGAATCCACGCCTGAGCAATTGCAACAGCTCCTGACTGCGGTGCTTCACAAACACAGCTTAGAGTTCGACCTCAAATGGACCATTGGCGGCCTACCCTTCCTCACCACACCTGGTGATTTGGTGGGCGCCGTTCAACGCGCCATCCACGACGAAACTGGCATTGACACCGAGCTGTCCACCACCGGCGGCACCAGCGACGGGCGCTTCATTGCGCAAGTCTGCCCGCAAGTCATTGAGCTTGGCCCACCCAACGCCACCATTCACAAAATCAACGAGTTTGTGGCCGTGGCTGATTTGGATCCCCTGAAAAACATTTATCGCCGTGTGCTGGAACAGCTGCACGGCTTGGCCTCACAGGCCAACACGTCCGCACAATGA
- the prmB gene encoding 50S ribosomal protein L3 N(5)-glutamine methyltransferase gives MNPSFTLSALIAQSAQQLDAAHTAGNLSFGHGTTNAADEAAWLVLWKLGLPLDTDVSDEVHNLELPATQVASVQAFIEHRIASRKPAAYLTQEAWLQGVSFYIDERAIVPRSLIAEVLAEGSIDPWLDPNTTRVLDLCTGNGSLGILAALAFPDITVQGLDLSKDALAVAHINIERHGLEGRMTLAESDGLAQADGVFDLILCNPPYVNAQSMSELPAEFKAEPALALAGGDDGMDFIRQMLRDAPAHMSEHAVLVLEIGHERDYFEAAFPHLDVVWLSTSAGDDQVLLLTRQAIVEGANNK, from the coding sequence ATGAACCCATCTTTCACACTCAGCGCGCTCATTGCACAGAGCGCGCAGCAGCTTGATGCTGCCCACACTGCAGGCAATTTGAGCTTCGGCCACGGCACCACCAACGCCGCCGACGAAGCAGCATGGCTGGTGCTGTGGAAGCTGGGTTTGCCGCTCGACACCGATGTGTCAGATGAAGTGCACAACCTCGAACTGCCCGCCACCCAAGTGGCCAGCGTGCAAGCGTTCATTGAGCACCGCATTGCCAGCCGCAAGCCTGCGGCTTACCTCACGCAAGAAGCGTGGTTGCAAGGCGTGTCGTTCTACATCGACGAACGCGCCATCGTGCCGCGTTCGCTCATTGCCGAAGTCTTGGCCGAAGGCAGCATTGACCCCTGGCTAGACCCCAACACCACACGCGTGCTCGACCTGTGCACGGGTAACGGCAGCCTTGGCATCTTGGCTGCACTCGCTTTTCCAGACATCACGGTGCAAGGCCTGGACTTGTCCAAAGACGCTTTGGCTGTGGCCCACATCAACATCGAACGTCACGGCCTTGAAGGCCGCATGACGCTGGCCGAATCGGATGGTTTGGCCCAAGCCGATGGTGTGTTTGACCTGATTCTGTGCAACCCACCTTATGTGAACGCACAAAGCATGTCCGAACTTCCCGCTGAATTCAAAGCCGAGCCCGCGCTTGCTTTGGCCGGCGGCGATGACGGCATGGACTTTATTCGCCAAATGCTGCGCGACGCCCCAGCACACATGAGCGAGCACGCGGTTTTGGTTTTAGAAATTGGCCACGAACGCGATTACTTTGAAGCAGCCTTCCCTCATTTAGATGTCGTGTGGCTATCGACCAGTGCTGGTGACGACCAGGTCTTACTCCTCACACGCCAGGCAATTGTCGAAGGCGCAAATAACAAATGA
- a CDS encoding ATP-binding cassette domain-containing protein, which produces MITIKNVTLRRSAKVLLEGATVTLNPGEKVGLVGRNGAGKSSLFALLNGNLQEDSGEFYIPTQWRMGQVAQDMPETEQSATEFVIEGDTVLNDARAEVAAAETTEDGERLGNAYMALYDAGEHDAQSRAQALILGLGFKTTELDNPVNSFSGGWRMRLQLARALMCPSDLLLLDEPTNHLDLDALVWLEAWLKRYEGTMVVISHDREFLDAVTNVTLHIDAGKLVRYGGNYSKFEDMRAEQMELQQNAFSKQQDKIAHLQKFIARFKAKASKAKQAQSRVKALDRMEKIAPLLADADFSFEFKEPANLPNPMLSMQGVSVGYPAPADAPAGTPPTVIVQNVSRSVLAGQRIGILGANGQGKSTLVKTIARDLGALGGEVTEGKGLNIGYFAQQELDVLHPADNPLDHMIALAKKLTIDGKLAGQATREQDLRSFLGQFNFGGDMVKQAVGSMSGGEKARLVLCMLVWQRPNLLLMDEPTNHLDLATREALSMALNEFEGTVMLVSHDRALLRAVCDEFWMVSRGGVEPFDGDLDDYQRYLLDEGKRLRAEAVAAANAAALKPAVVEPVAEVVRKEDAQLRKEINEKKRPLKKEMDGIEKSMATLESEKTALHDKLATPLPPADIAEAGKRLKAVEDELAALEVRWLELTEAMDAIEAAMA; this is translated from the coding sequence ATGATCACGATTAAAAATGTCACCTTGCGCCGCAGTGCCAAGGTGTTGCTCGAAGGCGCCACCGTCACCCTCAACCCCGGTGAAAAAGTAGGCTTGGTGGGCCGCAACGGCGCAGGCAAATCTTCGCTGTTTGCTTTGCTCAACGGCAACTTGCAGGAGGACTCAGGCGAGTTCTACATCCCCACGCAATGGCGCATGGGGCAAGTGGCTCAAGACATGCCCGAGACCGAGCAAAGCGCGACCGAGTTTGTGATTGAAGGCGACACCGTGCTGAACGACGCACGCGCCGAAGTGGCTGCCGCAGAAACGACCGAAGACGGCGAACGCTTGGGCAACGCCTACATGGCGCTGTACGACGCGGGCGAGCACGATGCGCAGTCACGCGCACAAGCACTCATCTTGGGCCTGGGCTTTAAAACGACCGAGCTCGACAACCCTGTGAACAGCTTCTCCGGCGGTTGGCGCATGCGTTTGCAATTGGCGCGTGCGCTGATGTGCCCGTCTGACTTGTTGCTGCTAGATGAGCCGACCAACCACTTGGACTTGGACGCTTTGGTGTGGCTCGAAGCTTGGCTCAAACGCTACGAAGGCACGATGGTGGTCATCAGCCATGACCGCGAATTTTTAGATGCGGTGACCAACGTCACCCTGCACATCGACGCAGGCAAGCTGGTGCGCTACGGCGGCAACTACAGCAAGTTTGAAGACATGCGTGCCGAGCAAATGGAGCTGCAACAAAACGCTTTCTCCAAACAGCAAGACAAGATTGCGCATTTGCAAAAGTTCATTGCACGCTTCAAGGCCAAGGCCAGCAAAGCCAAGCAAGCGCAAAGCCGCGTCAAGGCTTTGGACCGCATGGAAAAAATTGCGCCGTTGTTGGCCGATGCCGACTTCAGCTTCGAGTTCAAAGAACCTGCCAACTTGCCCAACCCCATGCTGAGCATGCAAGGCGTGAGCGTGGGCTACCCCGCCCCTGCCGACGCGCCTGCGGGCACACCACCCACGGTCATCGTGCAAAACGTCAGCCGCTCGGTGTTGGCAGGTCAACGCATTGGCATCTTGGGTGCCAACGGCCAAGGTAAATCGACGCTGGTGAAAACCATTGCGCGTGACTTGGGCGCTTTGGGCGGCGAAGTGACCGAGGGCAAAGGCCTGAACATCGGCTACTTTGCGCAGCAAGAACTCGACGTGTTGCACCCCGCAGACAACCCGCTCGACCACATGATTGCGTTGGCGAAAAAACTCACCATCGACGGCAAGCTGGCCGGCCAAGCCACACGCGAGCAAGACTTGCGCAGCTTCTTGGGCCAGTTCAACTTTGGCGGCGACATGGTCAAGCAAGCCGTAGGCAGCATGAGCGGTGGTGAAAAAGCCCGCTTGGTGCTGTGCATGTTGGTGTGGCAACGCCCCAACCTCTTGCTGATGGACGAGCCTACCAACCACTTGGACTTGGCCACACGCGAAGCGCTGAGCATGGCGCTGAACGAATTTGAAGGCACCGTGATGCTGGTCAGCCATGACCGCGCCTTGCTGCGTGCTGTGTGTGACGAGTTCTGGATGGTGTCACGCGGTGGCGTCGAACCCTTTGACGGCGACTTGGACGACTACCAACGCTACCTGCTGGACGAAGGCAAACGCTTGCGTGCTGAAGCTGTGGCTGCGGCCAACGCAGCGGCGCTCAAACCTGCTGTTGTTGAGCCTGTGGCTGAAGTTGTTCGCAAAGAAGACGCTCAGCTGCGCAAAGAGATCAACGAGAAAAAACGCCCGTTGAAAAAAGAGATGGATGGCATTGAGAAATCAATGGCCACGCTCGAGTCTGAGAAAACCGCGTTGCACGACAAACTCGCCACGCCCCTGCCTCCTGCTGACATTGCAGAAGCAGGTAAACGCCTCAAAGCTGTGGAAGACGAGTTGGCAGCGCTAGAAGTGCGTTGGCTAGAGCTGACCGAAGCGATGGATGCCATAGAAGCTGCCATGGCCTAA